Proteins encoded by one window of Geobacter sp. DSM 9736:
- a CDS encoding type II toxin-antitoxin system RelE/ParE family toxin, which translates to MVEIRKTEVFASWLDNLRDIQAKARVLVRIERLASGNAGDVKPVGEGLSEMRINYGPGYRVYFIQRGSELIILLAGGDKSSQSRDIKAAIRLAQNL; encoded by the coding sequence ATGGTTGAAATTCGCAAGACCGAAGTTTTTGCTAGCTGGCTTGACAACTTGCGCGACATTCAGGCCAAGGCTCGCGTCCTCGTCAGAATCGAACGCCTTGCCTCAGGAAATGCAGGAGACGTTAAGCCTGTTGGTGAAGGCCTTTCGGAGATGCGGATCAACTACGGACCCGGTTATCGTGTCTACTTCATCCAGCGCGGAAGCGAATTGATCATCCTGTTGGCCGGTGGCGATAAGAGCAGCCAGTCTCGGGATATCAAGGCCGCTATCAGGCTTGCACAGAACTTATAG
- a CDS encoding addiction module antidote protein: MPKTATSRYDVAEHLRTPEEMAAYLEASLEEANGDAAFIAKALGDIARAKGMSQVARDAGLSRESLYKALSGERVPGFDTILKIVSALGLKLHAEAR, encoded by the coding sequence ATGCCTAAAACAGCCACCAGTCGATATGATGTTGCCGAACATCTCCGTACTCCGGAAGAAATGGCGGCCTACCTTGAAGCGTCCCTCGAAGAGGCTAATGGCGATGCAGCTTTCATTGCCAAGGCCCTCGGCGATATAGCCCGTGCCAAAGGCATGTCTCAGGTGGCGCGAGATGCGGGCCTTTCTCGAGAAAGCCTTTACAAGGCACTTTCTGGTGAACGAGTTCCGGGTTTCGATACGATTTTAAAAATTGTTTCGGCTCTGGGGCTCAAACTTCACGCCGAAGCTCGATAA
- a CDS encoding ribonuclease domain-containing protein — protein sequence MDRVRRINMNRSALGRVMWMWMLIAGPCLAGNIPEALSAETCEQVVQQLNRKIAPKIDEQELVAALRTLNESGNKKLPLKFVTKGKAKKMGWRPGKDLWSNAQLEGKSIGGDAFRNREGRLPDGGRRWREADLDYKGGRRGPKRLVFSNDGLRMVTVDHYNTFTEVPACR from the coding sequence ATGGACCGGGTTCGGCGGATAAATATGAATCGAAGCGCCTTGGGCAGGGTGATGTGGATGTGGATGCTCATCGCCGGCCCATGCCTCGCAGGCAACATTCCCGAGGCCCTGTCGGCAGAGACATGCGAGCAGGTCGTTCAGCAGCTGAACAGGAAGATCGCGCCGAAGATCGACGAGCAGGAGCTGGTGGCCGCGCTCCGCACTCTCAACGAGAGCGGCAACAAGAAGCTTCCTTTGAAGTTCGTGACCAAGGGGAAGGCGAAGAAGATGGGATGGCGGCCGGGGAAGGACCTCTGGAGCAACGCGCAGCTCGAAGGCAAAAGCATCGGCGGCGACGCCTTCAGAAACCGCGAGGGGAGGCTCCCTGACGGCGGCAGGAGATGGCGCGAGGCCGACCTGGACTACAAGGGAGGGCGCCGCGGCCCCAAGCGGCTGGTCTTCTCCAACGACGGTCTGCGGATGGTCACCGTCGATCACTACAACACCTTCACCGAGGTGCCGGCATGCCGGTGA
- a CDS encoding alpha/beta fold hydrolase produces MKKAALRMCTISFLILCLVSGRALAQADLPHIVTSKDGTPISYESYGSGEPTLVFVHGWSCDARYWRAQVPYFSKKNRVVTLDLAGHGHSGATRSQYSMKAFGEDVQAVTEATGSRSVILIGHSMGGSVIAEAARLMPKKVLGIIGVDTLENIEYPMTREELNQMIAPLEKDFQTGSRQFVKEMISPRTDPSIRDWILSDISAASPAVSLSAMREMMSQYVTGEAAKVFDEVRVPVMTVKGDLWPVNYEANRRHMLSFDTIVLKDTDHFLMLTRPEQFNKALQQAIDRIARKVK; encoded by the coding sequence ATGAAAAAAGCCGCTTTAAGAATGTGCACCATCAGCTTCCTGATCTTGTGTCTGGTTTCTGGAAGGGCGCTTGCACAAGCAGATTTACCACATATTGTCACTTCGAAAGATGGGACCCCCATCTCTTACGAGAGCTATGGCTCAGGCGAGCCGACGTTGGTATTCGTGCACGGTTGGAGCTGCGATGCGCGTTACTGGCGTGCCCAGGTCCCGTATTTTTCGAAGAAAAACCGCGTTGTCACCCTGGACCTTGCCGGCCACGGCCATTCAGGAGCTACACGCTCACAATACAGCATGAAAGCGTTCGGAGAGGACGTTCAAGCAGTAACCGAAGCAACCGGCAGCAGGAGTGTGATCCTGATCGGTCACTCGATGGGCGGTTCGGTCATCGCCGAAGCTGCCCGACTGATGCCCAAAAAGGTTCTTGGGATTATCGGCGTAGATACTCTTGAAAACATCGAATATCCAATGACCCGTGAAGAACTCAATCAAATGATTGCGCCGCTTGAAAAGGACTTTCAGACGGGTAGCAGACAATTCGTCAAAGAAATGATTTCACCCCGGACGGATCCTTCGATCCGGGACTGGATACTCTCTGACATTTCTGCTGCGTCTCCTGCCGTTTCGTTAAGTGCCATGAGGGAGATGATGTCTCAGTATGTTACCGGTGAGGCAGCCAAAGTATTTGACGAGGTCCGTGTTCCAGTCATGACAGTAAAAGGCGATCTCTGGCCGGTTAACTATGAAGCCAACAGGAGGCATATGCTTTCTTTCGACACGATCGTATTGAAGGACACCGATCATTTCTTAATGCTGACCAGGCCTGAACAATTCAACAAAGCATTGCAACAAGCCATCGACAGAATCGCACGGAAAGTAAAATAG
- a CDS encoding barstar family protein: MPVTRCVLDGRKIRSLDDLYDELARQLPFPDHFGRNLDALWDVLSSDIEGPMEVVWEDSGASRQAMRGDFDKVADLLREVEEERGDFRVIFGK, encoded by the coding sequence ATGCCGGTGACTCGCTGCGTACTCGACGGCAGGAAGATCAGGTCGCTGGACGACCTCTACGACGAGCTGGCCCGCCAGCTCCCGTTCCCCGACCATTTCGGGCGCAACCTGGATGCCCTGTGGGATGTGCTCTCAAGCGATATCGAAGGCCCGATGGAGGTGGTCTGGGAGGACTCTGGGGCCTCCCGTCAGGCGATGAGGGGGGATTTTGATAAGGTTGCTGATCTGCTCAGGGAGGTGGAAGAGGAGCGGGGAGATTTCCGGGTTATATTTGGAAAGTAG
- a CDS encoding VC0807 family protein yields MDNASKPKPLIELSITLIIPSIILMKFSGSEDLGTVNALLLALSFPLLWGGRSLLRERKVNVPAVLGLVSILLTGGIGLLQLDTYWLAVKEAAIPGLIGLVVVISAFTNRPLVRVLLFSPALMNVELIQENLHQRGNAAIFEARLKVTTWMLGGSFLFSSAMNYFLATWIVNSPAGTPAFNEELGRMNLLSYPVIALPSMLIMIAVFYYLSRSIHELAGLKLTEAIKH; encoded by the coding sequence ATGGATAACGCATCTAAGCCTAAGCCGTTGATCGAACTCTCGATAACCCTGATCATTCCCTCGATCATACTGATGAAATTCTCCGGTTCGGAGGACCTGGGCACGGTAAACGCACTGCTGCTGGCGCTGAGTTTCCCGCTTTTATGGGGCGGACGGTCGCTATTGCGTGAGCGCAAGGTCAATGTGCCTGCAGTGCTGGGCCTTGTCAGCATCCTTCTTACCGGCGGCATCGGACTGCTGCAACTGGATACATATTGGCTGGCCGTTAAAGAAGCGGCGATACCCGGCCTGATCGGCCTGGTTGTGGTCATCTCCGCCTTCACCAACAGGCCGCTGGTGCGTGTACTATTGTTCAGCCCTGCGCTGATGAATGTCGAGCTGATCCAGGAGAACCTCCATCAGCGGGGGAACGCAGCAATCTTCGAGGCACGTCTGAAGGTCACCACCTGGATGTTGGGAGGCTCGTTTTTATTCTCCTCTGCAATGAACTACTTTCTGGCCACCTGGATCGTCAACAGCCCGGCCGGCACTCCCGCCTTCAACGAGGAACTGGGGCGCATGAACCTGCTGAGCTATCCTGTGATCGCGCTGCCTTCAATGTTGATTATGATAGCTGTGTTCTACTATCTGTCGCGTAGTATTCACGAGCTTGCCGGACTGAAACTGACGGAAGCGATCAAGCACTGA
- a CDS encoding winged helix-turn-helix domain-containing protein — MAIPDYQACMLPLLRLASDGNEHQLKDATGPLAKEFDLTEDELRKFLPSGLQPVFINRVAWARTYLGKAGLLCSTRRGFFKITPKGLELVNGGISELNTKFLEQYPEFQEFKAGRGEVRSQDRIVTVTVPEDTETAVNDETEIRKSYHIQALLARIGEKMGFSIWLPRSDRGNVTREWTPAGSTLLDVLPLNYDDTTIRTIEQIDVIWLKKRSIVRAFEVEHTTSVYSGLLRMADLLALQPNMDIHLHIVAPSTRRDKVFQEIQRPVFSLLDRAPLYECCSYISYDSMEQLAQERHLEHLSDSVLDEYSEWAE, encoded by the coding sequence ATGGCCATTCCAGATTATCAAGCCTGCATGTTGCCCCTCCTTCGTTTGGCATCCGACGGGAATGAACACCAGCTTAAAGATGCTACTGGCCCTTTGGCGAAAGAATTTGATTTGACGGAGGATGAACTTCGTAAATTCCTTCCGAGCGGCTTGCAACCTGTTTTTATTAATCGAGTTGCGTGGGCTCGTACGTACTTGGGTAAGGCTGGTTTGCTTTGTTCAACAAGAAGAGGATTTTTCAAAATTACACCAAAAGGCCTTGAACTCGTTAACGGCGGAATAAGCGAGCTTAATACCAAGTTTTTAGAACAATATCCTGAGTTTCAAGAATTTAAAGCGGGACGAGGAGAGGTACGCAGTCAAGATCGAATCGTTACAGTAACTGTCCCTGAAGACACAGAGACTGCGGTAAACGATGAAACAGAAATAAGAAAATCCTATCATATACAAGCTCTATTGGCGCGTATCGGCGAAAAAATGGGATTCAGTATTTGGCTTCCTAGAAGTGATCGCGGAAATGTAACGAGAGAATGGACTCCTGCAGGTTCGACTTTACTCGATGTACTTCCACTCAATTACGATGACACGACAATCAGAACAATTGAACAAATAGATGTTATTTGGCTCAAGAAGCGATCTATTGTCAGAGCATTTGAAGTTGAACATACTACATCAGTCTATTCTGGACTATTACGAATGGCTGATTTGCTGGCGCTTCAACCCAACATGGACATACATCTTCACATTGTTGCCCCATCTACACGCCGAGACAAGGTCTTTCAGGAAATTCAAAGGCCAGTATTCTCATTGCTTGATCGCGCGCCATTATATGAGTGTTGCAGCTACATATCCTACGACAGTATGGAGCAACTAGCCCAAGAAAGGCACCTGGAACATCTGTCTGACTCAGTACTTGATGAATACAGCGAGTGGGCGGAATAG
- a CDS encoding DUF3024 domain-containing protein → MTISEFEIKRYEKIVGQFIEKRRPTPNIRNQVDLAFRIEKQSVIIFEIRELWNQPGKKIESPIAKATYVKKTNSWKLYWQRADLKWHGYEPTSETKTIEEFLAVVEKDEYGCFWG, encoded by the coding sequence ATGACCATTAGTGAATTTGAAATAAAGCGTTACGAAAAAATTGTAGGGCAATTTATTGAAAAGCGTCGTCCCACTCCGAACATACGAAACCAAGTTGATCTAGCCTTTAGAATCGAAAAACAAAGTGTCATCATATTTGAAATCAGAGAGTTGTGGAATCAACCAGGTAAAAAAATAGAATCTCCCATCGCAAAGGCAACATACGTCAAAAAGACAAATTCGTGGAAACTCTACTGGCAACGTGCTGATTTGAAGTGGCATGGGTATGAACCAACATCAGAAACAAAAACAATCGAAGAGTTTTTGGCTGTTGTTGAAAAAGACGAGTATGGCTGCTTCTGGGGCTGA